One Campylobacter sp. RM16192 genomic region harbors:
- a CDS encoding polysaccharide deacetylase family protein has protein sequence MTRPLCILTMHHCSPIKDELTISPDTLEKTLKQILNMGFIFINYQNFKDILFNRNQSKQKSILLTFDDGYFDNYKYAFPVLKKLKIPAVCFLVTDNISDFKREDYNFRLKPHKDIDYEKDIEHFLNLDEIYEMKESGIFEFDSHTATHFSCKSNNEERLKNELNKSYEKIKKIFPDKKEFGFCWPKGHFNNISMKLIKESKYEFAFSVLDGGYCTGDDKFKIRRIDISSFKNENEYLFRIKKKLIIYSTPIIGNLYSIFRNKKFT, from the coding sequence ATGACAAGACCTCTTTGCATACTAACCATGCATCATTGCTCACCTATAAAAGATGAGCTAACTATTTCGCCAGACACTTTAGAGAAAACATTAAAGCAAATTTTGAATATGGGTTTTATATTTATAAATTACCAAAATTTCAAAGATATCTTATTCAATAGAAACCAATCAAAGCAAAAAAGTATTTTACTAACCTTTGATGATGGATATTTTGATAATTATAAATATGCATTTCCAGTGTTAAAAAAACTTAAAATACCTGCGGTTTGTTTTCTAGTAACTGATAATATAAGTGATTTTAAACGTGAAGATTATAACTTTAGATTAAAACCGCATAAGGATATAGATTATGAAAAAGATATAGAACATTTTTTAAATTTAGATGAAATTTATGAGATGAAAGAGAGCGGAATTTTTGAATTTGACAGTCATACAGCTACTCATTTTTCCTGCAAAAGCAATAATGAAGAGAGATTAAAAAATGAACTTAACAAATCGTATGAGAAGATCAAAAAAATATTTCCAGATAAAAAAGAGTTTGGTTTTTGCTGGCCAAAAGGGCATTTTAATAATATATCTATGAAGCTAATCAAAGAGTCTAAATATGAATTTGCTTTTAGCGTACTTGATGGAGGATACTGTACTGGAGATGATAAATTTAAAATACGTCGAATAGATATCTCAAGTTTTAAAAACGAGAATGAGTATCTCTTTAGAATAAAGAAAAAACTAATAATTTACAGCACTCCAATTATTGGAAATTTATATTCAATTTTTAGAAACAAGAAATTTACATAG
- a CDS encoding epoxyqueuosine reductase QueH, whose product MLVHICCSVDSHYFLRRLREDFPDEELIGYFYDPNIHPYSEFLMRYEDVKRSCDAMGIKLLCGEYDYESWLAGTKGLEDEPEKGKRCKYCFDFRVGNSAAKAIELGQKSVTTTLLMSPKKDFSQLEASLKEAVEGYNLEAVAVDYRKNGGTNEQFELAKKDKLYHQNYCGCIFGLSKQREAQNLPLSELASEINGRVLPGSIEERLELYKKVRECEEKGVKFHLSRKYFLNYRLLRANVKFDKLVVPSYFLLYSNFKRASVKFSVNEAKNLLDELRDGVTMMSLAKFNELTGCKFASVSELCKNPLSVEAELNLRREICGDFSQNPIIVLDQILAGRYEIYGKSVTYNDSREVLVFQK is encoded by the coding sequence TTGCTAGTTCATATCTGCTGTTCGGTTGATAGTCACTACTTTTTACGTCGTTTGCGCGAGGATTTTCCGGACGAGGAGCTGATCGGCTATTTTTACGATCCAAACATCCATCCGTATAGCGAATTTTTGATGCGCTACGAGGACGTTAAGCGTTCGTGCGACGCGATGGGTATTAAGCTTCTATGCGGCGAATACGACTATGAAAGCTGGCTTGCGGGAACTAAAGGGCTTGAAGATGAGCCTGAAAAGGGCAAGCGCTGCAAATACTGCTTTGATTTTCGCGTTGGAAACTCGGCTGCTAAGGCGATTGAGCTTGGACAAAAGTCGGTTACAACGACACTTTTAATGAGTCCAAAGAAGGATTTTAGCCAGCTTGAAGCTTCGCTTAAAGAGGCAGTAGAGGGCTATAATCTTGAAGCTGTGGCGGTTGATTACCGAAAAAATGGCGGCACAAACGAGCAGTTTGAACTGGCTAAAAAAGACAAACTCTATCATCAAAATTACTGCGGGTGCATCTTTGGGCTTAGCAAGCAGCGAGAAGCGCAAAATTTGCCGTTAAGCGAGCTTGCAAGCGAGATAAATGGGCGTGTTTTGCCGGGCAGTATCGAAGAGCGGCTTGAGCTTTATAAAAAAGTGCGAGAGTGCGAAGAAAAGGGCGTGAAATTTCATCTTTCGCGCAAGTATTTTTTAAACTACCGCCTACTTAGAGCAAATGTGAAATTTGATAAATTAGTTGTGCCTAGCTACTTTTTGCTCTACTCAAATTTTAAGCGTGCGAGCGTGAAATTTAGCGTAAATGAGGCAAAAAATTTGCTTGATGAGCTTAGAGACGGTGTAACGATGATGAGTTTAGCTAAATTTAACGAACTTACGGGGTGTAAATTCGCAAGCGTTAGCGAGCTTTGCAAAAATCCGCTAAGCGTGGAAGCTGAGCTAAATTTAAGACGAGAAATTTGTGGGGATTTTAGCCAGAATCCTATAATCGTGCTTGATCAAATTTTAGCAGGCAGATATGAAATTTATGGCAAAAGCGTAACCTATAACGACAGCAGGGAGGTTTTGGTTTTTCAAAAGTAA
- a CDS encoding tRNA (adenosine(37)-N6)-dimethylallyltransferase: MKELAIIGATASGKTDLVLKLASEFNGVILSLDSLCVYKEINIASAKPSEVELASVRHFGINLIYPNEHFDVGMFFKIYKQAREFALESGKNLFITGGSGFYLKSLISGLSPKFERLESGLSNAEIHEFASKIDPVFASKFSQNDTYRLNKWLEIYVHILKTENPVQELGLENLIKIVQCKAVQNLQISTAPSVYLQENTYEPIISNLKIFEIVWDREILRERIKIRTENMLEKGLLAEAKFLFEKYPDEPKPLKSIGLKECGEFLRGKIDESELFELISTHTAQLAKRQRTFNCSQFEEKFSGSISECEVKIREFLS, encoded by the coding sequence TTGAAAGAGCTTGCTATAATCGGTGCTACGGCAAGCGGCAAGACCGATCTTGTACTTAAGCTTGCAAGCGAATTTAACGGCGTTATCTTAAGTCTTGATTCGCTTTGCGTCTATAAAGAGATCAATATCGCAAGTGCCAAGCCAAGCGAAGTGGAGCTTGCCAGCGTGAGACATTTTGGGATAAATTTAATATATCCAAATGAGCATTTTGACGTGGGAATGTTTTTTAAAATTTATAAACAAGCTCGCGAATTTGCTTTAGAAAGCGGCAAAAATTTATTTATAACAGGTGGAAGCGGATTTTATCTAAAATCCTTAATCTCAGGGCTTTCTCCAAAATTTGAGCGACTTGAAAGCGGACTTAGTAACGCTGAAATCCATGAATTTGCAAGCAAAATAGATCCCGTTTTTGCTTCTAAATTTAGCCAAAATGACACATATAGGCTAAATAAATGGCTTGAAATTTACGTTCATATTTTAAAGACCGAAAATCCCGTCCAAGAGCTTGGGCTTGAAAATTTGATTAAAATCGTGCAGTGTAAGGCGGTGCAAAACTTGCAAATTTCAACCGCTCCAAGTGTTTATTTGCAAGAAAATACTTATGAGCCTATCATCTCAAATTTAAAGATTTTCGAGATAGTTTGGGATAGGGAAATTTTGCGTGAGCGCATAAAAATTCGCACCGAAAATATGCTTGAAAAAGGGCTTTTGGCTGAGGCTAAATTTTTGTTTGAGAAGTATCCCGATGAGCCAAAACCGCTTAAGTCAATAGGTCTTAAAGAGTGCGGCGAGTTTTTAAGAGGCAAGATCGATGAAAGCGAGCTTTTTGAGCTGATTTCAACACATACGGCTCAGCTTGCTAAGCGTCAGCGCACTTTTAACTGCTCGCAATTTGAGGAGAAATTTAGCGGCTCTATCAGTGAATGCGAAGTTAAGATCAGAGAGTTTTTGAGCTGA
- a CDS encoding NAD(P)/FAD-dependent oxidoreductase, which translates to MRDMIIVGEGLSGLFSAYWCVKNSLSVAVVSKNERLNASSSEALNIFSEINHGILQSFLNFATGKTRFSLTNLFEKSALSKLVKFGLNSENFSKKLQILTKKYGLRSYEIYENLKLDIGDFDFKREDSTVLFFENQGYKKALERIKFGDKDYEILNVDESRKDFGFVNQNLKGAINLNQNAKINTQKLYENLKNYLKQNRVEFIEDEIMDYEVGGGSIIAAKGLKARYEAKNFIQAIGSNVELAKKFGINFEILPAKIYDITFDASNDLKPQNALLIDDLSMRVLANGSKVNISTKPKLGAVDSEINMEDINASLSKLKPFCSFFELKNPIFRAYNVAMTPNSLPIFGRDESYENLAYIAGFGLNEALFAPCVSKILINLIKNDTSNQNSDDVLLFSGLYH; encoded by the coding sequence ATGAGAGATATGATAATCGTAGGCGAGGGGCTTAGTGGGCTTTTTAGCGCATATTGGTGCGTTAAAAATTCTCTAAGTGTTGCCGTTGTGTCAAAAAATGAGAGATTAAACGCAAGCAGCAGTGAAGCTTTAAATATTTTTAGCGAGATAAATCATGGCATTTTGCAATCTTTTTTAAATTTTGCAACCGGAAAAACAAGATTTTCTCTTACAAATTTATTTGAAAAATCTGCATTAAGTAAACTTGTAAAATTTGGGTTAAATAGTGAAAATTTTAGTAAAAAACTTCAAATTTTAACCAAAAAATATGGCCTTAGAAGCTATGAGATTTATGAAAATTTAAAGTTAGATATCGGAGATTTTGACTTCAAAAGAGAAGATTCGACTGTTTTATTTTTTGAAAATCAAGGCTATAAAAAGGCGCTTGAGAGGATAAAATTTGGCGATAAAGATTATGAGATTTTAAACGTAGATGAGTCTAGAAAAGATTTTGGATTTGTTAATCAAAATTTAAAAGGTGCTATAAATTTAAATCAAAACGCCAAAATTAATACGCAAAAGCTCTATGAAAATTTGAAAAATTACCTAAAGCAAAATAGAGTAGAGTTCATAGAAGATGAGATAATGGATTATGAAGTAGGTGGAGGCTCAATAATCGCTGCAAAGGGATTAAAGGCTAGATATGAGGCTAAAAATTTTATCCAAGCTATTGGATCAAATGTCGAGTTGGCTAAAAAATTTGGTATAAATTTTGAAATTTTGCCTGCTAAAATTTACGATATTACATTTGACGCTAGTAATGATTTAAAGCCTCAAAACGCTCTTTTGATAGATGATCTATCTATGAGAGTTTTGGCTAATGGTTCAAAAGTGAACATATCTACAAAACCTAAGCTAGGAGCTGTAGATAGCGAGATTAATATGGAGGATATCAACGCTTCTCTTTCCAAACTTAAGCCTTTTTGCTCTTTTTTTGAGCTTAAAAATCCTATTTTTAGAGCTTACAACGTAGCCATGACTCCAAATTCTCTCCCTATTTTTGGACGAGATGAAAGCTATGAAAATTTAGCTTATATCGCTGGCTTTGGATTAAATGAAGCTCTTTTCGCTCCTTGTGTATCTAAAATCTTAATAAATTTGATAAAAAACGATACTTCAAACCAAAATAGTGATGATGTATTGCTTTTTTCAGGACTTTACCATTGA
- the mqnP gene encoding menaquinone biosynthesis prenyltransferase MqnP, with protein sequence MQKFIKTLKDIGDLIVFKHSVFALPFIFTAMIVASKHVNNSAWFGWKLLILGVICAVSARNFAMAFNRYSDEDIDKLNPRTANRPSVDGRIGRSNLLIFIIANAAIFVIVAWFINDLAFWLSFPILAILGGYSLFKRFSELAHLVLGLSLGLAPIAGAVAISASIPLWSALLCLGVMFWVAGFDLLYSLQDMEFDREKGLFSIPSIYGEKATMFISAIFHANAVLLWLLFAWAAKLGVWAFLGIITSGVILFFEHKIVRKDFSKIDRAFFTLNGYLGILFFIFIWIDL encoded by the coding sequence ATGCAAAAATTTATAAAGACACTTAAAGATATAGGTGATTTAATAGTTTTTAAGCACTCAGTTTTTGCTTTACCATTTATATTTACGGCGATGATAGTTGCGAGCAAGCACGTAAATAACTCGGCTTGGTTTGGCTGGAAACTGCTTATTTTAGGCGTTATCTGCGCAGTAAGTGCAAGAAATTTTGCAATGGCTTTTAATAGATACAGTGATGAAGATATAGACAAATTAAATCCAAGAACTGCAAATCGCCCAAGCGTGGATGGGCGCATAGGGCGCTCGAATTTGCTTATCTTCATCATCGCAAACGCCGCGATTTTTGTAATAGTGGCTTGGTTTATCAACGATCTTGCGTTTTGGCTGTCATTTCCGATTTTAGCTATCCTTGGCGGCTATTCGCTGTTTAAGCGTTTTAGCGAGCTTGCACACTTGGTGCTTGGTTTATCGCTTGGTTTAGCTCCGATCGCAGGAGCGGTGGCGATAAGTGCCAGCATACCGCTTTGGAGCGCGCTACTGTGCCTTGGGGTGATGTTTTGGGTGGCGGGATTTGACCTGCTTTATTCGCTTCAGGATATGGAATTTGATAGAGAAAAGGGGCTTTTTAGCATACCTTCGATATATGGCGAAAAGGCGACAATGTTTATCTCCGCTATTTTTCATGCCAACGCAGTATTACTATGGCTACTTTTTGCTTGGGCGGCAAAGCTTGGAGTATGGGCGTTTTTGGGAATAATAACAAGCGGAGTTATTTTATTTTTTGAGCATAAAATAGTAAGAAAAGATTTTAGCAAGATAGACAGAGCATTTTTCACATTAAACGGCTATCTTGGAATTTTATTTTTTATATTTATATGGATAGATCTATGA
- a CDS encoding DUF6115 domain-containing protein, with protein MDSDFIIFIGFGLILVILFLLVVLKDMEAGKKFARYEKVLEGIIQENHLLKKQLNNIEIAGSANIDAEAIESRLEQRLNEQINSKIIPIVNTLKGIETSIDSFQEEQQNRIYTLEERTKTIGKITSNSEETDEKRIIDMYKDGKNIETIAKDLRLGIGKVEFVLKFNKLI; from the coding sequence ATGGACAGTGATTTTATAATTTTTATAGGATTTGGACTTATTTTAGTAATACTTTTTTTGTTAGTGGTGCTAAAAGATATGGAGGCTGGCAAAAAATTTGCAAGATATGAAAAAGTATTAGAAGGTATTATCCAAGAAAATCATCTCTTAAAAAAACAGCTTAACAATATAGAGATAGCAGGAAGTGCAAATATCGACGCAGAAGCGATAGAATCACGATTAGAACAAAGATTAAACGAACAAATAAACTCAAAAATCATCCCCATAGTAAATACTCTTAAAGGGATAGAAACCTCCATAGACAGCTTTCAAGAAGAGCAACAAAACAGAATCTACACACTTGAAGAACGAACCAAAACCATAGGAAAAATAACATCAAATAGCGAAGAAACTGACGAAAAACGAATTATAGATATGTATAAAGATGGTAAAAACATAGAAACAATAGCCAAAGATCTTAGACTGGGAATAGGCAAAGTCGAATTTGTCCTCAAGTTTAATAAACTCATTTAG
- the moaA gene encoding GTP 3',8-cyclase MoaA, which produces MLIDGHGRVVDYLRISVTQRCNFRCKYCMPKTPFEWTPKENLLSFEELFLFVKVAIDEGVKKIRITGGEPLLRKDLDSFIRMIHDYKSDIDLALTTNGYMLKHYARALKDAGLKRLNMSLDSLKIEKAKFIAQKSVLHEVLTGFEAALDAGLKVKINTVALKGVNDDELVSLLEFAKSRDCQIRFIEYMENMHADDELKGMKTAEILDVIGQKYKVTSDGKLPTSPASIYMLEDGYKFGIIDPHKHDFCESCNRIRLTAEGFLIPCLYFEDAMSIKDAVKAGDVKGASEVLRKVLQNKPEKNKWEVGARNETSSRAFYQTGG; this is translated from the coding sequence ATGTTGATAGACGGGCATGGACGAGTTGTTGATTATCTGCGCATTTCAGTAACGCAACGCTGTAATTTTAGATGCAAGTACTGTATGCCAAAAACCCCTTTTGAATGGACACCAAAAGAGAATTTACTAAGCTTTGAAGAGCTATTTTTATTTGTTAAAGTTGCAATTGACGAGGGTGTAAAAAAGATCCGTATAACAGGCGGCGAGCCGCTTTTAAGAAAAGATCTTGACAGCTTTATAAGAATGATACACGACTACAAAAGCGATATAGACTTAGCCCTTACAACCAACGGCTATATGCTAAAGCACTATGCAAGAGCACTTAAAGACGCAGGACTTAAAAGACTAAACATGTCACTTGATAGCCTAAAGATAGAAAAAGCCAAATTTATCGCGCAAAAAAGCGTCTTGCACGAGGTTTTAACGGGCTTTGAGGCTGCACTTGATGCAGGACTTAAAGTAAAGATAAATACGGTCGCACTAAAAGGCGTAAACGATGATGAGCTGGTAAGCTTGCTTGAGTTTGCAAAGAGTAGAGATTGTCAAATTCGCTTTATCGAATATATGGAAAACATGCACGCAGACGACGAGCTTAAAGGCATGAAAACGGCTGAAATTTTAGACGTGATCGGGCAAAAATACAAAGTCACAAGTGACGGCAAACTACCTACAAGCCCTGCTAGTATCTACATGCTTGAAGACGGATACAAATTTGGCATTATAGATCCGCATAAGCATGATTTCTGCGAGAGTTGCAACAGAATTCGCCTGACAGCCGAAGGATTTTTGATACCATGCTTATATTTTGAAGATGCGATGAGCATAAAAGACGCGGTAAAAGCGGGTGACGTCAAGGGCGCGAGCGAAGTTTTACGTAAAGTGCTTCAAAACAAACCTGAGAAAAACAAGTGGGAAGTTGGGGCTAGAAACGAAACTTCAAGCAGAGCCTTTTACCAAACAGGCGGCTAA
- a CDS encoding 7-carboxy-7-deazaguanine synthase QueE, with the protein MGLNLVESFLSIQGEGASSGKLAIFLRFAGCNLTCKGFGVSKISPKTGEALTGCDTIRAVYTSHFKYQNLTSQEILSIIKKYDKNLHQKPIVVITGGEPLLHYKNEDFINLVQNLLNENYEVHFETNGTIEVNFSKFELYKNCTFAISVKLSASGETKAKRINKAALKAIKNSAKQSFYKFVINDELIQSRQAADEIFEILEICENDVFCMPQGYDKISLEKNARSVAEFCINFGFNYTDRVHIRLWGDKDGV; encoded by the coding sequence TTGGGTTTAAATTTGGTCGAGAGCTTTTTAAGTATACAAGGCGAGGGCGCAAGCAGTGGCAAACTCGCCATATTTTTACGCTTTGCTGGGTGTAACCTAACTTGCAAAGGCTTTGGCGTAAGTAAAATTTCGCCAAAAACAGGCGAGGCGCTAACAGGTTGCGATACCATAAGAGCCGTTTACACAAGCCACTTTAAATACCAAAATTTAACCTCTCAAGAAATTTTATCTATCATCAAAAAATACGATAAAAATTTACATCAAAAACCCATCGTTGTAATAACCGGTGGCGAGCCGCTTTTGCACTATAAAAACGAAGATTTTATAAATTTGGTTCAAAATTTGCTTAATGAAAATTACGAAGTGCATTTTGAGACAAACGGCACGATCGAAGTTAATTTTAGTAAATTTGAACTTTATAAAAATTGCACTTTTGCTATTAGCGTTAAGTTAAGCGCAAGCGGTGAAACGAAGGCTAAACGCATAAATAAAGCGGCTCTAAAGGCTATAAAAAACAGCGCGAAACAGAGCTTTTATAAATTTGTGATAAATGATGAGTTGATCCAAAGCCGACAAGCAGCGGATGAGATTTTTGAAATCCTTGAAATTTGCGAAAATGATGTTTTTTGCATGCCTCAAGGTTATGATAAAATAAGTCTTGAAAAAAACGCAAGGAGCGTGGCTGAATTTTGCATAAATTTTGGCTTTAACTACACCGATCGCGTGCACATAAGGCTTTGGGGCGATAAGGACGGAGTTTAA
- a CDS encoding 6-pyruvoyl trahydropterin synthase family protein: protein MIIRKLFKFENAHIVRFCSSKRCKTSIHGHSYRAEILLESNFLDNAGMVYDFGLMKQNIKCLIDSFDHTTTLFSGDDEEYLDDMKKHSKRWIEIPVNPSAEQFCRIFFVLIDRLLKSTVMQNGEREVKIHSVIVHETDTGYAQCFRDDSYNAKMGEINLKDIIFSPEIISEWDDKELFEKIKLGQKIINPKEV from the coding sequence ATGATTATTAGAAAACTTTTTAAATTTGAAAACGCTCACATCGTGAGATTTTGCAGCTCAAAAAGATGCAAAACGAGCATCCACGGACACTCTTATAGAGCTGAAATCCTGCTTGAGTCAAATTTCTTAGATAACGCGGGCATGGTTTATGATTTTGGTTTAATGAAGCAAAACATCAAGTGTCTAATCGACAGCTTTGATCACACGACTACGCTTTTTAGTGGCGATGACGAAGAGTACTTAGATGACATGAAAAAACACTCAAAACGCTGGATAGAAATACCAGTAAATCCATCCGCCGAGCAGTTTTGCAGGATATTTTTCGTGCTAATTGACAGGCTTTTAAAATCAACTGTCATGCAAAACGGCGAGCGCGAAGTAAAAATTCATAGCGTTATCGTGCATGAGACCGACACAGGCTATGCGCAGTGCTTTAGGGATGATTCATATAACGCTAAAATGGGCGAGATAAATTTAAAAGATATTATATTTTCGCCTGAAATCATAAGCGAATGGGATGATAAAGAGCTCTTTGAAAAGATAAAACTGGGACAAAAAATCATAAACCCAAAGGAGGTCTAA
- a CDS encoding 16S rRNA (uracil(1498)-N(3))-methyltransferase: protein MKFLYSKQAGDEQICLQNEQFLHLKVRRAKLGERIDVRNLKDGQNYIYEITNLDKKGANLSLVFKHSVESEELNFNLGWAIIDTKVIEKTLPSLNEIGVGKLIFFYSDFSQKNFKIDKDRLERILISSCEQCGRNSIMQIEIYKNLDDVIKAYKDVALIDFGGVNFENYAQNEVLIIGPEGGFSQTEREKVSKKYSLNSKNILRSQTAILIVASKVLV, encoded by the coding sequence ATGAAATTTCTTTATTCAAAACAGGCAGGAGATGAGCAAATTTGCCTGCAAAACGAGCAGTTTTTGCACCTTAAAGTAAGGCGAGCCAAGCTTGGCGAGCGAATTGATGTTAGAAATTTAAAAGATGGGCAAAATTATATTTATGAAATTACAAATTTAGATAAAAAAGGCGCTAATCTATCTCTTGTTTTTAAACATAGTGTAGAGAGCGAAGAGCTAAATTTCAACCTTGGTTGGGCTATCATAGATACCAAAGTGATAGAAAAAACTCTGCCTAGCTTAAATGAGATTGGAGTTGGCAAGCTTATATTTTTCTACTCCGATTTTTCTCAAAAAAACTTTAAAATTGATAAAGATAGACTTGAGAGAATTTTAATCAGCTCATGCGAGCAGTGCGGCCGAAATTCTATTATGCAAATTGAAATTTATAAAAATTTAGATGATGTTATCAAAGCTTATAAAGATGTAGCGTTAATTGATTTTGGCGGAGTAAATTTTGAAAATTATGCACAAAACGAAGTCTTAATCATAGGCCCAGAAGGCGGCTTTAGTCAAACTGAACGCGAAAAAGTAAGCAAAAAATACAGCCTAAATTCAAAAAACATACTTCGCTCGCAAACTGCGATTTTAATCGTTGCTTCTAAAGTTTTGGTTTAA
- the rpmE gene encoding 50S ribosomal protein L31 encodes MKKEIHPEFVECQVTCACGNTFTTKSNKNEIKVDICSECHPFFTGSEKIVDSAGRVDKFKKKYNLK; translated from the coding sequence ATGAAAAAAGAGATTCATCCGGAATTTGTTGAGTGCCAAGTAACTTGTGCTTGCGGTAACACTTTTACAACTAAATCAAACAAAAATGAGATTAAAGTGGATATCTGCAGCGAGTGCCACCCGTTCTTCACAGGAAGCGAAAAGATCGTTGACTCTGCCGGTAGAGTTGATAAATTTAAGAAAAAATATAACTTGAAATAA
- the rsmI gene encoding 16S rRNA (cytidine(1402)-2'-O)-methyltransferase has protein sequence MLYFVPTPIGNLEDISLHALNILRECEVIFCEDTRVTKSLINLLNSRFDSDIKIEKFISLHSHNEAQILSNLDTEIFKKTVAYVSDAGMPAISDPGVELVRFAIKNEIDYEVLSGSSAILLAVVASGLCDKEFTFLGFLPNTGKERMIAMQNALNSPYPVVIYESTKRVLGLVEQIANLEPDRKIFAIKEATKKFETKFSTTAKELKEQLQNANLKGEWCIVIDKSLHQSIEKITIDDIASLDIPPKTKAKLIAKITGENVKKIYENLTK, from the coding sequence TTGCTCTATTTCGTTCCTACTCCGATAGGAAATTTAGAGGACATTTCACTTCACGCATTAAATATTTTGCGTGAATGTGAAGTGATCTTTTGTGAAGATACAAGAGTTACCAAATCTCTAATAAATCTCTTAAATTCTCGCTTTGACTCAGATATAAAGATAGAAAAATTTATCTCGCTTCACTCTCATAACGAAGCTCAAATTCTTTCAAATTTAGACACGGAAATTTTCAAAAAAACAGTTGCTTATGTAAGTGATGCAGGAATGCCCGCGATTAGCGATCCTGGAGTTGAGCTAGTAAGATTTGCTATCAAAAATGAAATCGATTATGAAGTCTTAAGCGGCTCAAGCGCAATACTTTTAGCAGTCGTTGCAAGCGGACTTTGCGATAAAGAATTTACTTTTTTAGGTTTTTTACCAAACACTGGCAAAGAGCGAATGATAGCCATGCAAAACGCACTAAATTCGCCATATCCTGTAGTCATATATGAAAGTACAAAAAGAGTGCTTGGGCTGGTAGAGCAGATAGCAAATTTGGAGCCTGATAGAAAAATTTTTGCCATAAAAGAGGCGACTAAAAAATTTGAAACCAAATTCAGCACAACCGCAAAAGAGTTAAAAGAGCAACTTCAAAATGCAAATTTAAAGGGCGAATGGTGTATCGTGATAGATAAAAGCCTGCATCAAAGCATTGAAAAAATCACGATAGACGACATCGCCTCTCTTGATATACCTCCAAAAACCAAAGCCAAACTGATTGCCAAAATCACAGGCGAAAACGTAAAGAAAATATACGAAAATCTAACAAAATAA
- the rlmB gene encoding 23S rRNA (guanosine(2251)-2'-O)-methyltransferase RlmB — MIIYGKQLFLHIIKHYKKSVKTIYLAKECDKATFSQIASVGAPIKRVDNQKAQALARGGNHQGFLAEVEEFGFKQFDELKKRNFITVIYGLSDVGNIGAIIRTAHALGCEGIVVVAKSLAMEGVIRASSGAAYEIDIALIEDGLSALNELKQCGFKLYATASGGKNVNEMKFGPKTALVMGSEGEGMPKKAILKCDECVGIKMKNGWDSLNVSAAFAIICDRIINE, encoded by the coding sequence ATGATTATATATGGAAAACAGCTATTTTTACACATTATAAAGCACTATAAAAAAAGCGTTAAAACTATCTACCTTGCAAAAGAGTGCGATAAAGCTACATTTTCGCAAATCGCTTCCGTTGGAGCGCCCATAAAGCGAGTGGATAATCAAAAAGCGCAAGCTCTTGCGCGCGGAGGCAACCACCAAGGCTTTTTAGCCGAAGTTGAAGAGTTTGGCTTTAAACAGTTTGACGAGCTAAAAAAGCGAAATTTTATAACCGTGATTTATGGACTCAGTGATGTTGGAAATATAGGTGCTATCATCAGAACCGCTCATGCTTTGGGATGTGAGGGCATAGTCGTAGTGGCTAAAAGTCTTGCCATGGAAGGCGTCATAAGAGCAAGCAGCGGTGCGGCATACGAGATAGATATCGCTCTTATAGAAGACGGGCTTAGCGCGCTAAATGAGTTGAAGCAATGCGGATTTAAGCTCTATGCAACAGCAAGCGGCGGTAAAAACGTAAATGAGATGAAATTTGGTCCTAAAACAGCTCTTGTTATGGGAAGTGAAGGCGAAGGAATGCCGAAAAAAGCGATCTTAAAATGCGACGAGTGCGTCGGTATAAAGATGAAAAACGGCTGGGATTCGCTAAATGTAAGTGCGGCTTTCGCCATAATTTGTGACAGGATTATAAATGAATGA